CTCGTCGCGGCGCAGGCCCGTCGCCCACGCCCGGTAGCCGGTCAGGCCCTCCTGGAGCGGCGCGACCTTGCGCAGTGCGCAGCACAGGTCCGGGTCGCGGTCGTGCAGCTTCGGCCCGTACTCGGCGTCCTGTTCGGCGACCGACTGACGCGGGGTGAGCGTGAGGACGTTGACGTCCATCACGGCCTCCACCGCGTCGCGGGTGCCGATGGTCTCGGGGAAGTGGTAGCCGGTGTCGAGGAAGACCACGTCGACGCCGGGCGCCACGCGCGAGGCCAGGTGCGCGACCACCGCGTCCTCCATGGACGAGGTGACGCAGAACTGCTTGCCGAAGGTCTCGACCGCCCAGCGCAGGATGTCCAGGGCCGGGGCCTGTTCGAGGTCCCGGCCGGCCTGCTCCGCAAGGGACTTGAGGTCGGTGTCCGCCTGAATCGTCGTCATGCCGCATTCCCTCCGTGCTCCTGGGGCGTGTGCTCCTGAGACGCACCGCCCCGAAGACCCCGGGCGAGCAGCCCGAGGAACTTCAACTGGAAGGCCCGGTTGCAGGCGCCGCATTCCCACGCGCCGGGGCCGCTCTCGCCCGGACGCAGGTCCTCGTCGCCGCAGTAGGGGCAGTGGAACGGTGCCGCCCGCTCGCTCATGACAGCTCCGCCTCACTGGCCCGCGCCGCCCAGGTGGCGAAGCGCTCGCCCTCCTCGCGGGCGGCCAGGTAGCGGCGCAGTACGCGCTCGATGTAGTCGGCCAGTTCGTCGGAGGTCACCTTCAGGCCGCGGACCTTGCGGCCGAACCCGGCCTCCAGGCCGAGCGCGCCGCCCAGGTGCACCTGGTATCCCTCGACCTGGTTGCCGTCCTGGTCCAGGACCAACTGCCCCTTGAGACCGATGTCCGCCACCTGGATACGGGCGCAGGCGTTCGGGCAGCCGTTGAGGTTGATGGTGATCGGCTCGTCGAACTCCGGGATGCGGCGCTCCAGTTCGTCGATCAGCGAGGCGCCGCGCGCCTTGGTCTCGACGATGGCCAGCTTGCAGAACTCGATGCCGGTGCAGGCCATGGTGCCGCGCCGGAAGGGAGAGGGAGTGACGTCGAGGTCGAGCGCGCGCAGTTCGTCGACGAGCGAGTCCACCCGGGACTCCTCCACGTCCAGGACGATCATCTTCTGCTCGGCGGTGGTGCGCACCCGGCCCGAGCCGTGCGCCTCGGCCAGTTCGGCGATCTTGGTGAGCACCGAGCCGTCGACCCGTCCGACGCGCGGCGCGAAGCCCACGTAGAAACGGCCGTCCTTCTGCCGGTGCACACCGACGTGGTCGCGCCAGCGCTCCACGGGCTGGGCGGGGGCGGGTCCGTCGGCGAGCTTGCGCTTGAGGTACTCGTCCTCCAGGACCTGGCGGAACTTCTCGGTGCCCCAGTCGGCGAGCAGGAACTTCAGGCGGGCGCGGGTGCGCAGCCTGCGGTAGCCGTAGTCGCGGAAGATCGAGATGACGCCCTCGAAGACGTCGGCCACGTCGTCCAGCGGGACCCAGGCGCCCAGGCGCTGGCCGATCTTGGGGTTGGTGGACAGACCGCCGCCGACCCATACGTCGAAGCCGGGGCCGTGCTCGGGGTGGACGACACCCACGAACGCCACGTCGTTGATCTCGTGCGCCACGTCGAGCAGCGGCGATCCGGAGATGGCCGACTTGAACTTGCGGGGCAGGTTGGAGAAGGCCGGGTTGCCGACGATGCGGCGGTTGGCCTCGTCGACGGCCGGGGTGCCGTCGATGATCTCGTCCTCGGCGATCCCGGCGACCGGTGAGCCGAGGATCACACGCGGGGTGTCGCCGCACGCCTCGGTGGTGGACAGGCCGACGGCCTCCAGGCGCTGCCAGATCTCCGGCATGTCCTCGATACGGATCCAGTGGTACTGGATGTTCTGCCGGTCGGTGATGTCCGCGGTGCCGCGGGCGAACTCCTCGGAGATCTCACCGATGACGCGCAGCTGCCGCGTGGTGAGACGGCCGCCGTCGATACGGACGCGGAGCATGAAGTACTCGTCGTCCAGCTCCTCCGGCTCCAGGACCGCGGTCTTGCCGCCGTCGATCCCGGGCTTGCGCTGGGTGTAGAGGCCCCACCAGCGCATCCGGCCGCGCAGGTCGTTGGGGTCGATGGAGTCGAAGCCGCGGCGGGAGTAGATCGTCTCAATGCGTGTCCGCACATTGAGACCGTCGTCGTCCTTCTTGAACTGTTCGTTCCCGTTCAGCGGCGTGCGGTGTCCGAGGGCCCACTGTCCCTCGCCACGGTGACGGCTCGCCTTGCGGCGGGGCGTGGCGGAGTCGGACTGCTGCGGGGTAGCCATGACGGTACGTCCTTCGGGACAGGCTGAGGGCGGCTCTGAAGTGCGCGTTTGGGCACGCGCGGATCTGCACGCGCGGCTCTGCGCGGTAACGGAAAGGGGGGGGTGTTTCTCGGGTGGTGCTGGAGCTCAGCGCGCCGGACACATGGCGCTGGACATGCGGCCGAGGTCGACGTGCCGCCGACTCACCAAGGCAATTCCAGCTCGAGACATGACGGAAGCGTGTCATGGCGCTGAGGGCTCAGTCCATCGACATCCATTATGTGGACGCGTTTGTCTCGCTTCGTGGGATGAGCGTGGCGGCCGTCACACCTGCCGCGCACGGGCTTGACTCGCCCGCGTCAGAGAGCTCCGTCCGGGAAGGCGCCCGGCCACGGACCGGGGGTCGCCACGTCCGGCTCCTGCTCCATGACGGTGTCGAAGAGCGTGAAGCCGCGCCGCAGGTAGTTGCGCATGGCGTGCTCGCCGTCCTTGCTGCACGTGTGCAGCCAGACCCGCTCGGTCGGGGCGAGCGAGGGCCAGCGCTCGGCCAGGTCCCAGGCCCGCTCCGCCCCCACGGACAGCAGATGACCGCCGATGCCGTGCCCCCGGAAGGCGGGAATCAGGCCGAAGTAGACGATCTCCACCACGCCCTCCTCGCGCGGCGCCAGCTCGACGTACCCCGCGGGCGTCCCGCGCTCGTAGGCGACCCAGGTCTCCACCCCGGGTACCTCCAGCTGCCGCTGCCACTCCTCGTAACCGAGCACGAGCCGGTCGGTCCAGCGGATGTCACCGCCGACCGCCGTGTAGAGGAACCGGCTGAACTCCGCCGAGGGCACCTCGGCCCGCTCGATCCGTACGTGCTCACCGGGCTCGCTCGCGCGCAGCAGCTCGCCGGGCGCGTTCTGCTCCAGGGACCAGGTGGTGACGGTGAGACTCATAGGAAAAGAGAACCATGGGCCCGGCCTCTCGCCCAAAAAGTTGGGCATTCCGACGGGCCCGGGCGACTGCCCCGCCCTTTGTCCA
This is a stretch of genomic DNA from Streptomyces sp. NA04227. It encodes these proteins:
- a CDS encoding phosphoadenylyl-sulfate reductase, producing the protein MTTIQADTDLKSLAEQAGRDLEQAPALDILRWAVETFGKQFCVTSSMEDAVVAHLASRVAPGVDVVFLDTGYHFPETIGTRDAVEAVMDVNVLTLTPRQSVAEQDAEYGPKLHDRDPDLCCALRKVAPLQEGLTGYRAWATGLRRDESPTRANTPVVGWDEKRQKVKVSPIARWTQDDVEAYVAEHGVLTNPLLMDGYASVGCAPCTRRVLEGEDARAGRWAGTGKTECGLHG
- a CDS encoding nitrite/sulfite reductase, producing the protein MATPQQSDSATPRRKASRHRGEGQWALGHRTPLNGNEQFKKDDDGLNVRTRIETIYSRRGFDSIDPNDLRGRMRWWGLYTQRKPGIDGGKTAVLEPEELDDEYFMLRVRIDGGRLTTRQLRVIGEISEEFARGTADITDRQNIQYHWIRIEDMPEIWQRLEAVGLSTTEACGDTPRVILGSPVAGIAEDEIIDGTPAVDEANRRIVGNPAFSNLPRKFKSAISGSPLLDVAHEINDVAFVGVVHPEHGPGFDVWVGGGLSTNPKIGQRLGAWVPLDDVADVFEGVISIFRDYGYRRLRTRARLKFLLADWGTEKFRQVLEDEYLKRKLADGPAPAQPVERWRDHVGVHRQKDGRFYVGFAPRVGRVDGSVLTKIAELAEAHGSGRVRTTAEQKMIVLDVEESRVDSLVDELRALDLDVTPSPFRRGTMACTGIEFCKLAIVETKARGASLIDELERRIPEFDEPITINLNGCPNACARIQVADIGLKGQLVLDQDGNQVEGYQVHLGGALGLEAGFGRKVRGLKVTSDELADYIERVLRRYLAAREEGERFATWAARASEAELS
- a CDS encoding putative leader peptide yields the protein MSRAGIALVSRRHVDLGRMSSAMCPAR
- a CDS encoding GNAT family N-acetyltransferase, whose amino-acid sequence is MSLTVTTWSLEQNAPGELLRASEPGEHVRIERAEVPSAEFSRFLYTAVGGDIRWTDRLVLGYEEWQRQLEVPGVETWVAYERGTPAGYVELAPREEGVVEIVYFGLIPAFRGHGIGGHLLSVGAERAWDLAERWPSLAPTERVWLHTCSKDGEHAMRNYLRRGFTLFDTVMEQEPDVATPGPWPGAFPDGAL